A stretch of DNA from Paenibacillus albus:
TCTGGATTTTCGGACATCCTGAGGTTTATATCCTCATCTTGCCGGCATTCGGTGTTATCTCCGAAGTTATCAGTACGTTCTCGCGTAAGCGGTTGTTTGGTTACAGCTCCATGGTCTTTGCAACTGTATTGATTGGTTTCCTTGGCTTCATGGTTTGGGCGCATCACATGTTCACAACAGGTCTTGGACCGGTTGCGAACGCATTGTTCTCCATTGCAACGATGTTGATCGCCGTACCAACAGGTATTAAAATCTTTAACTGGTTGTTCACGATGTGGGGCGGTTCGATCCGTTTCACAACAGCGAATCTGTTCGCAGTCGGCTTCGTTCCAACGTTCGTAATGGGCGGTGTAACGGGCGTTATGCTTGCAGCAGCTCCTGCTGACTTCCAGTATCACGATTCTTACTTCGTAGTTGCTCACTTCCACTACGTAATCGTTGGTGGATTGATTATGGGCTTGTTCGCAGGTCTTTACTACTGGTGGCCAAAAATGTTCGGTCGCATGCTGAATGAAGGTCTCGGCAAGCTAAGCTTCTGGACATTCTTTATCGGTTTCCACTTGACGTTCTTCGTACAGCATTTCCTTGGTTTGATGGGTATGCCGCGTCGTGTTTGGACATACCTCGACGGTATGGGCTTCAACAACCTGAACATGATCTCGACGGTCGGTGCGTTCATGATGGGTCTTGGAACGATTGTGTTCTTGATCAACATCGTAGTAACAACTGCGAAGCCGCGCCACGCTTCGAACGATCCATGGGAAGATGGCCGTACGCTGGAGTGGTCCATTCCATCTCCTGCACCTGAGTATAACTTTGCTCAAACCCCGCTCGTTCGCGGTTATGATGCATTCTGGAAAGAGAAGATGGAAGGCAAGAAAGAAATGGTTCCAGCTGAACCGCTTGGTCCAATTCATATGCCTTCACCTTCGAGCCTGCCGCTATTCATGTCGATCGGTCTGTTCATTGCAGGTCTTGGCTTCATGTATGCGAAAGGTGATTATGGCACAGGCGCTTGGGCGTGGATCTTGAACCACCACATCATCGCTATGCTAGGCCTTGCAATTACACTTGCTTGTATGTTCTTGCGTTCTGTATTTGACGATCATGGCTTCCATATCGAAACAGATGAAATTCTTGGAGATAAGGGGGTTAAGGGATGAGCGGACATGCACACGTAGACGGTAAACTCCCTCACGAACCGGAAAAAGCAACATTAGAGGGTCGTAATAAAGTACTTGGTTTCTGGCTGTTCCTTGGCGGTGAAACCGTATTGTTCGGAACGCTGTTCTCAGCGTTCCTCGCTCTCCGCCATCAAGTTGGCGACGGCAACCCGACAGCGAATGATCTGTTCGAGCTTCCAACAGTAGCACTTGCAACATTCATCTTGTTGACATCCTCGCTCACGAGCGTATTCGCGATTCAGGCGATGCATACGAACCGCGTGAAGTCGATGATCAACTGGCTGATCATTACGGTAATCTTCGGTCTTGCGTTCCTTGGCCTGGAGGTTTACGAGTTCAATAACTATGTCCATGAAGGACATAAGTTCTCCACTAGCGCATTCAGTACATCGTTCTATACACTTGTTGGCTTCCACGGTGCCCACGTATTGTTCGGGGTACTCTGGATCTCGATCTTGATCGCTCAAGTGTTTAGGAAAGGCTTGAATGTCGTGACTGCTCCTAAGATATATGTGGCTGGTATGTACTGGCACTTTATCGACGTCGTGTGGGTATTCATCTTCACCGTCGTTTACTTGATGGGAAAGGTGGGCTAACGAATGGCTGCTCAACAACATTCTGCTGCCGAAGAGAATAAACGCCATAAGCACGAAGGTCCTAAGAAACATATTATCGCGTTTATTTTCTCGATCTTGCTGACCATCATTGCATTCGCAATGGTTGCAGCAGGTGAAGTTAACACTACGTTTATCTACATCATGCTCGTTGTGATGGCGCTCATTCAAGTCTTCATTCAAATGGGCTTCTGGATGCACATGAAAGATCGTGGGCATGTGTTCCCGATCGTAGGTATTCTAGGTGGCGTGTTCGTCGTATTCACAATTGTCATCATGGCCTCTTACTGGGCTTGGTGGTAATACAGTCTCAAATTGAAGAGAGGGAGGTCCTTGCTGGCCCCCTCTTTTGCTGTAAATGAGTGTGTTTGTGGAAAGGGGTACCATTATGCTCGGATTGCAATATTTTAGCTTTGATGCGCTTTGGAGCCCATGGTTTTTCTTCTTTATGACAGCGTTAGTCATACTCTATTTCTACTTAGCTGGACCTTGGAAGGAAAAGCATGCACCGGAGGCACCGCCTGTTACCGTGATGCAGAAGACGTTGTTCGTATCGGGGATGGTGCTCTACTATTTGGTGCAGGGCGGGCCTTTTGAATTGCTTGGACATCTCATGTTTGCGTTCCACATGATTGATATGTCGGTTTCATATTTGGTTGTACCGCCGATCATCATGTTTAGCATCCCTGCGTTTCTATGGAAGGCTATGTTCTCTGCACCGTTCTGGAAGCGGTTCAGATGGGCAACGCATCCGATATTTGCGCTTATTGTGTTTAACGTATTGTTCTCGCTCTACCATTTGCCAACTGTACACGATTATGTGATGATTCATTTCATGGTACACCGGATTTACTATCTCGTACTGCTATTGACGGCATTCTTGATGTGGTGGCAGATTACTTGCCCGATTCCGGAATGGAATCGCCTCAGCGATGTGCGCAAAATGGCTTATATCTTTGCAAGCGGCATGCTGCTCACTCCCGCTTGTGCGCTTATTATTTTCAACGATACACCGATGTATGCGACATACAATGATCCAGAGGTATGGGCGAAGGCGATGGGCTACTGCGTCTCCGGTGATTCGGCTTCGCTGCTTGCTTCCTTTAAAGGGCCGGCTTTCTTCAATCTCATGTCTCCTGCTGAAGATCAGCAGCTTGGCGGTATCATTATGAAGCTTGTACAAGAAGTGATGTATGGTGTCATTCTCGCCTATGTCTTCTTCCATTGGTATAAGAGAGAGCATGCCGATTCTGACGATCCGTTGCCAGAGCATGGAGCGCTGAGCTAGTCAGAAACGATTCATATTATAGAAGATTGGACGGGATGATGTTTGTCACTGTATGATGTTTTGCCTGCGATCAGCACCTCTTTCATAGCCATCAGCGCCATTCTCGTTGCGATTGGCTGGAATCTCGCGATCAAGCGGAAGCTTGAAGCGCATAAGAAAGTCATGCTTGCCGGAGCGGTTGCGGCATTGCTGTTCTTCATTATTTATATGAGCCGTACGGTATTCGTCGGCAACACGGATTGGGGCGGCTCCGATGAGATGAAGCCGTACTATCTGACGTTTCTATTCTTCCACATCGTGCTTGCAACGGTAGGTGCGGTGTTTGGTCTAACGACGCTGACACTTGCATTCCGTAACAGCTTTGCTAAGCATCGCAAGTGGGGAAGAATCACTTCAGTCGTATGGTTATTCACGGCTGTTACAGGTATTACGGTATATGTTCTGCTGTACCTGATGTACCCAGGCGGTCACACGAAACCAGTGCTGGATGTTTTATTTGGCGGCAGCTAAGCTGTTCTTTTATAAGGGAGAGCGGTAAATCTCTATCAAGAGATTTACCGCTCTTTTTTGCATGCTCAGTACGTTTACAGATTCACGGAGAACCAGTACAATCTTGTTAAGATGGAACAAAACATGTTTGTTTCAAACAGGAGGCGATAAATGTGTTGCTTCATGGAAAAGTATATACACGCAGAGAGATCGAAGCCCGCGTTGGGCGGATTGAACAGATTGGCGGCATTCGCAAGCTGACTTTAGCGGATGGAAATGAGAACGGCTCATCCGTTATTTCGGTGCGGACGGGGGCAGGTCTCTCTTTCGATGTAACGCCGGATAAAGGGTTGGATCTGTCCTCCGCGGCATTTTCAGGTGGATCACTAAGTTGGCAATCGGCTAGCGGCGATGTGCATCCTTCGTATTATGACGATAAAGAGCTCGGCTGGCTCAAGACGGCTTCAGGCGGATTGTTGATGACCTGTGGATTGATTAGCGCAGGCTCGCCAGGCAACTACGGCGGGAAAAGCTTCGGTCTTCATGGCAGAGCACATCATACGCCTGCGAAACAGGTTGCGGCTGAAGGCTATTGGATCGGTGACGAGTATGAAATACGGATAGCAGGCGTAATTGAAGAAACCTCGATGTTCGGCGGTCATCTGCGGCTGAGACGGGAAATACGGACGAGGCTCGGCGAGAACCGGATCTCGATTCGCGACGTAGTGGAGAATGCTGGCTTTGAAGCTTGTCCGCATATGATGCTATATCATTTTAACTTTGGTTATCCGCTGCTAACGGAGCAGTCGGAGTTCGTATTCCCGAGAGGCAGTGTGAAGGCGGTTGTCGATGGCGTATCGATTGAAGGCTACGACAAGTGGACGGCACCGGCAGCTCCCTATCAGGAGAGAGTGTACAATCATGAGCTGGAAAGCGCAGTTGATGGAAAGCATGAAGTGAAGATCCGTCAACCGGAATTTCCGATAGCCGCGGGCCTGTCTGCTCCGATTGAGGTGACACTTAGCTGGAAGTCGGAGAATCTGCCGAAGCTAGTGCAGTGGAAGATGCCTGGCGCGGGGCTTCATGCGCTTGGTATTGAGCCTGCTAACTGCGGAGTGGAAGGCATGGAGACGGAGAGGAAGCGCGGTACGCTCGTCATGCTGGAGCCGGGCGAGTCGCGTGAATATGAACTGGATTTAACGATTGTGTAGGAGTGAGCAGCAATGACGATGAACTTGAATGAACGGCAGCAGCAGTTGATGACGATGCTCGAGAGTACGGGAGAAGTGAAGGTTGCGGGGCTGAAGGAGACGTTCGGCGTGACGGAAATGACGATCCGGCGCGACCTTGAGAAGCTGGAGCATGCCGGTTATGTGAAGCGGACCTTCGGCGGCGCCATCCTCGCATCGAAGGATGCGACGCTGCAGGACCGTTCCGTCGTCATGACGGATGAGAAGAATCGAATCGGGCGAGCGGCAGCGTCACTTGTACAGGAGAATGATTCGATCTTCATCGACGGCGGGACGACGACCTTGTATGTAGCGCGCCATTTGAAGCCGGGCATGAATATAACCGTAGTGACGAATGCGTTGAACATTGCGCTGGAGCTGCTGGAAAAGCGAATTACGACGGTTGTGACAGGCGGAATGGCGCTCGAAACCACTTCGACGCTTGTTGGACCGGCGACGGTGGATTCGATTGGGCGAATGGCTTTCGACCGGGTATTCCTAGGAGCGACGGGAGTGAGCGCAAAGCATGGCTTCAGCAACTCGAACATGTATGAGGCGGAGATTAAGCGAATCGCAATTGCGCATGCCGCCGAGGTGAACGTCGTCGTTGACCATACGAAGTTCGGGGCGAAAGAGCTGTTCTCATTCGGTTCGCTTGATGCGGTGCATCGCATCGTATGCGATCAGGAGCCGGAGGAATCGCTGCTCGCGGCATGTAAGGAGAATAATGTGGAGCTGTTAGCTGCGACGGAATAAGTATGCGAGCGGGACTGTTTGTTTGTAACATTTTTGTAGACAGGTGAACGAGGGTTAGTTAGAATAATGTTATAAACGAACATTATTTGTTCTAACAGAACGTAAGGGGATGAGTTCACATGTCAGCAGTCACACCACGGTTGAATCGGATGTTTAGTGAGCAAGGGAAATGTTTTGACGTTGCAGTCGATCATGGCTTCTTTAATGAATACTCTTTCTTAGCCGGAATTGAGAATATGCAGAAAGCAATCGAGACCATTGTCGAAGCGAATCCCGATTGCATTCAGCTTAGCATCGGGCAGGCGAAGTGGCTCCAGAATGTTCCTGGCAAGAAGAAGCCGGGACTTGTTCTGCGTACAGATGCGGCGAATATCTATGGTACAGAGCTGCCGCGTTTCCTGTTCAGCGAGCTCATTGACCGTGCGATTGAGAAGGCAGTTGCGCTGGACGCAGTTGCGGTCTGCGTGAATTTGCTGCTGCTTCCTAGTCAACCGGAGCTGCACCACCAGTGCGTGCGCAATATATCGCTTCTGAAGAGTGAATGCGAGAAGTACGGCATGCCGCTTATGGTTGAGCCGCTTGTCATGCTGCCGAATGAGGCGAAGGGCGGTTACATGGTTGATGGCGACATTAACAAAATCATGCCGCTCGTTCGTCAAGGCGTGGAGCTAGGCGCAGATGTCATCAAAGCAGACCCTTGTGATGACGTAACGGAATATCACCGTGTCATCGAAGTGGCTTCCGGTATTCCCGTGCTCGTTCGCGGCGGCGGCCGGGCAAGCGATGAAGAGATCGTGAACCGCACCGTCGAGCTAATGAACCAAGGAGCTTCGGGTATCGTGTATGGTCGCAACGTCATTCAGCACCCGAATCCGGCAGGCATGACGAATGCGCTTATGTCTATCGTACACCACGGCGCTACGGCTTCGGAGGCATTGGCGAGCTTGGCTGGAAAGGGCGTGGAGTAGTATGAGTGCGAGAGTCATTCGATTCGGCGTTATTGGCTGCGGCTTGATGGGCAAGGAGTTTGCGAGCGCGGCGGCGAGATGGCTGCATCTGGATCGTGTGGAGTTCGAGCCGCAAATCGTTGCCGTGTGCGATGCGAACATGGAAGCGACGAAGTGGTTCAAGAAGCATGTTCCAAGCGTGGAGCGCACTTATACCGATTACCGCGAAATGCTTGCAGATCCTGAGGTTGAGGCTGTTTATTGCGCAGTACCGCATAACCTGCATGCGCAAATCTATGTCGATATTATTGCCTCTGGCAAGCATTTGCTAGGGGAGAAGCCTTTCGGAATCGATAAGGAGGCGAATGCACGAATCTCGGCTGCGCTTATTGCACATCCGGAGGTCATCGTTCGCTGCTCGTCAGAGTTCCCGTTCTTCCCAGGTGCGCAAGCATTGATAAAGATGGTAGAAGAGGGCAAATTCGGCCGAATTATCGAGGTGGAGGCGGGCTTCTGGCACTCCAGTGACTTAGACCCTACGAAACCAATCAATTGGAAGCGACGTATTGCAACTAACGGAGAATACGGCTGTATGGGTGATCTAGGCATGCATGTGCTGCATCTGCCTATGCGATTCGGTTGGAAGCCGAATAGCGTTCGTGCGCTGCTGAGCAAAATCGTAAGCGAGCGTCCAGACGGCAAAGGCGGCAATGCGCCATGCGAGACATGGGACAATGCGATTCTCGCGTGCGATGTAGAGTCAGCCGATGGCGGCTTCCCGATGGTGCTGTCGACGAAGCGGATTGCGCCAGGCCATGCGAATACTTGGTTTATTCGCATTCAAGGCACGGAGCTCTCGGCTGAATTCAGCACGAAAAATCCGAAGCAGGTTTCCACGCTACCGTATTCTCCTGGTCAGCAGCAAGCATGGCATGTGGTTGATGTCCCTTACAAATCGGCTTATGGCACGATTACGGGCGGCATCTTCGAATTCGGTTTCTCGGACTCGATCCTGCAAATGTGGGCGGCATTTTGCGACGAGCTCGCGAACGGAAGAGAAGGGATGCAGCAGTCGTTCTATTGTGCAACGCCGGAGGAGGCGTCAGGAAGCCATCGCGTATTCACGGCAGCACTCGCATCCGAGCGGACAGGTCAAACGATAGCAATTGACTGGAGGGAATAGCGGTGAGTAATGCTCGTGCAGGTGCGGAAGTCGTTGTTGCCGGGCATATTTGCCTCGATGTAATTCCGGCCATGCATGAAATGAAAGAAGGAATAGGCGCAATTCTTGTGCCCGGTAAGCTCGTCGATATTGGCGCTGCAGTTATCGCCACAGGCGGCGCTGTGTCCAATACGGGACTCGCGCTGCACAGGCTCGGCCTGCGCACGAAGCTGATGGGCAAGATCGGCGATGACATGTTCGGCGGAGCGATCGTTGATGTGCTGCGCAGCTATGGCGGGCAGGAGTTAGCTGGCGGCATGATTGTTGCCGCAGGCGAGAGCAGCTCTTATACGCTGGTCATAAATCCGCCGAATATTGACCGAATCTTCCTGCATTGCACCGGTGCCAATGATACGTTCACGGCTGCGGATATACAGGAGGAGGCTCTTATCGGCGCACGGCTATTTCACTTCGGCTATCCACCGCTTATGCGGAAGATGTATGAGGATGGCGGAGACGAGCTCGCTGCGCTGCTTGCAAAGGCGAAGAATGCCGGCCTCACGGTGTCGCTCGATCTGGCAAAGCCGGACCCCGAGTCGCCGGCGGGACGCGCGGACTGGCGCAGCATATTATTGAAAGCGCTACCGCAGGTGGATGTGTTCCTGCCGAGCTTCGAGGAGATTCTGTATATGCTCCGCCGGGAGCAGTACGAATCGTTGGCCCTGCAGCATGGCACGAACGATCTGCTGCCGTTCGCAGATGGACCGCTGCTGCGCGAGCTGTCGCAGGAGCTGCTTGATCTCGGCGTCAGCATTGTCGTGCTCAAGCTCGGGGAGCACGGTCTGTACCTGCGGACGACTGACGATGCAGCGAAGCTTGCCGCCATTGGTGCGGCTGCGCCGGAGCAGCTAGATGCGTGGGTGGATCGCGAATTGCTCGTGCCCTGCTTCGAGGTCGCCGTGGCCGGCACGACAGGCGCTGGCGACTGTACGATCGCGGGCTTCCTCGCGGGCCTCTTGAAGGGGCTTGCGCCGGAGGCAGTGTTGAATGGCGCCGTTGCAGTCGGCGCCTGCAATGTGGAGCAGGCGGACGCGACGAGCGGCGTGCCCGCTTGGGAAGCGGTGCAGCAGCGAATGGCGGCAGGCTGGCGCCGCCGCCAGGTGAAGCTTGAGCTGCGAGAATGGCGCCGCGGCGGCGGAAGTTCAGACGATGGTGCGTGGTATGGGCCGGGAGAGCAGTAGTAGGCGAGGAATGGGTAAGGTTGTGAAACCTGATACACGAATCTAAGGGAGGCGTTGAGAGATGAGAAGAAGCGATGTGCGTGCGGCGCAGAAGCGAACGGCGGCGATGTTTGATCTGGTTGGCATTACACTGACACCGGAAGAGCGCAGCAATATTGAGATTGCGGAATTTGGACTTGGCAATCTGCAGGAGCAAGGACTTGAACTTGTGACTTACATCAATACCGAGCGCTACTGTGCGAAGGATCTCATCTTGTTCCCAGGCCAGACTTGTCCCGAGCATCTGCATCCGCCGGTTGGCGACGATCCGGGCAAGATGGAGACCTTCCGCTGCCGGTACGGCGTTGTGTGGCTCTACGTTGAAGGCGAGAGTAACGGCACGATTCAAGCACAGGTGCCAAGGGGCAGCGAGGAGTATTACACCGTGTTCCACGAGATTGAGCTGAAGCCTGGGCAGCAGTATACCATCCCGCCGGGCACGAAGCACTGGTTCCAAGCCGGGGAGAAAGGTGCGGTCGTGTCGGAGTTCTCGAGTACGAGCCGCGATGAATTTGATATTTTTACAGATCCGCGTATAGTGCGGGTTCCGGTTATTGAGGAAGATCTGTAGGAGGAAAAGAATTGAACTGATTGAGCAAACAAGCAAGGACACCTTCGGAATAGAAGGTGTCCTTTATTCGATCCATGTAGGTTGGCTACGAGTGGCCGCCAGTCTTCTCGCGCAGCACCTGCTCCACTTTGGAGAGATGCGCATCCATCAGGGATGCGGCCTCGCCGGCATCCTGCTGCTGAATCGCGTCGATGATACCGCCATGCTCCTCGAGCAGCCTGCGCGCCGAATGCTGCTCGGCGTAGAACCAGAGCGAGCGCGTATCGCGCATGCTCTCATGAAGGCGCTGCGAGAGCGACTTCATCAGCTCGATCAGCATCGGATTGCCCGTGGCACGGGCGATCTGCTCGTGCAGCTGCACGTCGGCCTGCTCGCCGAAAGACTCATCGCCCAGCCGCTGTTCCATCTGCGCAAGCGTCGCCTGCATGGCAGCAAGGTCCTCCGCGCTGCGATGCTTCGCGGCGAGGGCAGCGCAGCCGGTCTCGAGCACTTTGCGCACTTCGAGCAGCTGGAGCAGCGAATCGGCGCGGTCCAGCCAATCTTCGCGCGCTGGAGTCTCGTCCTGCGTCTCCGGAGGAGCTAATACAAATGTGCCGCCGCCTTGGCGGATGTCGAGCAGCCCTTTAGCTTTGAGTGCGCTCAGCGCTTCGCGGATTGTTGAGCGCCCGACATTATATTGGGTAGCGAGGTCGACGACGGAAGGGAGCTTGTCTCCTGGCTTTAGGTCGCCTGTCGTGATGCGATCATGGAGCTCGAGAGATACCCATTCGTAGCTTTTGAGCGGCCTTGCTTGCATGGGAAGTCCTCCTTCATAGCGGTGGTCGGCGCTACTTTTTTAATAGATAAATATGCATATCCGGTTTCTCCATCTTATGATATACTACTTCCAAAACAAAGTCATCAGATGACCTGATCTATTATCAAGATATGAGGCTAGGGGGAGACCGTACCATGCTAGGCGACTCGGTAAAACAGAAGCTGCGCGAAATTGTCGGCAGCCAGTGGTTTAAGGACGACAAGGAATCATTGATTACACATTCCTATGACAGTACGCCAATGCTGCAATCGCTGCCTGACGGAGTCATATATCCCGAGAATACGGCGCAAGTATCGGCAATCTTGAAGCTGCTGAATGAGCACCGGATTCCCGTCGTGAGCCGGGGCTCGGGCACGAACTTGTGCGGAGGGACGGTTCCCGTAGAGGGCGGCATCGTTATGGTCATGCATCGGATGAATCGGATTCTTGAGGTTGACCTCGACAATCTCACGGCTACCGTTCAGCCTGGCCTCAACACGAAACAGTTCAGCACCCATGTCGAGGGTCTCGGGCTGTTCTACCCGCCGGATCCTGGAAGCATGGCGATCTCGACGATTGGCGGCAATATCGCGGAGTGCTCCGGCGGCTTGCGCGGACTGAAATACGGCACGACAAAAGATTACGTCATTGGCCTTGAAGCTGTGCTCGCTAACGGTGAAATTATTCGGACCGGCGGCAAGCTCATGAAGGATGTGGCCGGTTATGACTTAACGAAGCTGCTCGTCGGCTCGGAAGGCACGCTCGCGGTTGTGACGGAAGCGATTCTGAAGCTTATCCCGCCGCCGAAGACGAAGAAGACGATGCTCGCGATGTATAAGGACCTTTACGGTGCAGCCCGGACAGTGTCCAAAATCATCGAAAACCGCATCATTCCCGCGACGCTCGAGTTTTTGGATAATCCGACGATTCGGGTGGTGGATGATTTTGCAAAGCTGGGACTGCCGCTTGATATGGATGCGATTCTACTCATCGAGCAGGACGGCGACTCGGAAACGGTGGAGCGGGACATTGCGCGCATCGCGGAGATTTGCCAGAGCGAGAATGCGGAGCGTGTCACCATTGCAACTGACGAAGCGGAAGCGCTGAAGCTGATGACTGCGCGGCGGAGCGCGTTCACGGCGCTGGCACGCCTGCGGCCGACGACGATTCTCGAGGATGCAACAGTGCCTCGCTCGAAGATTGCGGAGATGGTACTCGCAATCAATGAGATTGCGGCGCGGCATAATGTGACGATCTGTACGTTCGGCCATGCGGGCGACGGCAACCTGCATCCGACGGCGACGACAGACGCGCGGGATAAGGAAGAGATTCATCGAGTAGAAGAGGCGTTCGAGGAGATCTTCGAAGCGGCGATTCGGCTCGGGGGTACGATCACTGGCGAGCATGGCGTTGGGCTTGTGAAGGCCCCGTATCTGGAGTGGAAGGTCGGCTCGGCGGGGATTGAAGTGATGCGGTCGATTAAGATGGCTTTTGACCCGAACAATATTCTGAATCCGGGCAAAATGTTCGCCAAGTCCACGCGCAAAAGGGTGGTGCTCGGCCATGCCTAATCTGCTTGTGTCGATGCTGGAGTCCAAGGGGAGCAAGAGCAGTGAGGGCTCGTGCAGCGAGCTTGCGACAACGCTGAAGAATACGCTGAACTATGATCAGCTGACGAACTGCATGCGCTGCGGCTTCTGCCTGCCGGCTTGTCCGACCTTCCGCGAGACGGGGATCGAAGCAGAATCGCCGCGCGGACGGATTGCTCTGATGAAGGCTGTTGCGGACGGCTTGATGGACCCGGATTACGCGTTCGAGACGCAGATGAATCATTGTCTCGGCTGCCGCGCCTGCGAGCCAGCTTGTCCGGCGGATGTGAAGTATGGACAGCTGCTCGAACAGGCGCGTGATTCGGTGGAGCAGCATACAGAGAGCCACCGCTGGTGGGTGAAGCTGGCGAGGAAGACCGCGTTCGAAGGGATGTTCCCGCATCAGGGACGGATGCGCTTGCTTGGCGGCGCGCTGCAGGTGTATCAGAAGTCCGGCCTACGCGGACTTGTGCGCGGCAGCGGCATGATGAAACTGTTCCCGAAGCACATGCAGCAGATGGAGCGCATCCTGCCGGATGCTTCGTACCGCGGCGTTGTCGAGCAGATCGGTTCCGTTCATCCTGCCAAAGGCGAGCGAGTCGGCACGGTTGGCTTGTTCCGCGGCTGCATTATGGATGTCATGTTCACGGAGACGAACAAGCATACGGTCGAGCTGCTGAATGCAGCGGGCTTCGACGTCGTGATTCCCGAGTCGCAGAATTGCTGCGGCGCGCTGCATGCGCATAGCGGCGAGCAGGACGGCGCTCGCGAATTGGCGAAGCGCAACATTGCCGCTTTCAAAGCGGCAGGCGTCGATTGGATTGCCTCGAACGCTGGAGGCTGCGGGGCGCTGCTTGTGGAGTATGATCATCTGCTGCACGATGATCAGCAGTACGCCAGCGATGCGAAGTGGTTCGCGAAGCGGACGCTCGATGTGAGCAAGCTGCTCGTGGAGCACGGCCGCTTGCAATCGGCAGCGGCGGCTGCAGCTGCCGCGAGCAAGGTGCAGGGGACCGCACCGAGCTGCGGCGGCGGTACTGCGGCGGCGACCTCTGCCGAGGTAAGCGAGAATTCCGCTGGCTGCGGTGGCAGCTGTGGCAGCGTTAGCTTCGCATCTGCCGATCCGGTGCGCATCACGTACCAGGATTCGTGTCATCTGCGCAACGTCATGCGCTCCTCCGAAGCGCCGCGCAAGCTGATGAAGAGCGTCGCGAACGCGGAGTTCGTCGAGCTCTTCGAGTCGGACCGCTGCTGCGGCTCGGCGGGCATCTACAACTTGACCCAGCCGGAGATGGCGGGTCAAATTCTCGATCACAAGATGGACCATGTGAAACAGACCGGAGCGCACTATTTGCTGACGAGCAATCCGGGCTGCTTGCTGCAGATGAAGCTTGGCATCGAGAAGCATGGGATGAGCGGGAAGATGGAGGCCGTCCATTTGGTTGATTTTCTGCATGAGCGGATTTGCAAGGAATAGCGTAAGGTTGGAAGGCGACTGTGTGCTTGGTGATCAAGTGCATGGTCGTCTTTTTTTGCTGCATCGTCAAAATTGGGATAACCCATCGCCGCATAAATATGAGTAACAACAGGCGAAAGAGGTGCAGCCGTATGGGGAGATCGCTCGGTACATGGCTGATCAGGCTGCTCATTACGATGTTTACGGTGGTGTTTATTTATCCAGCAATTGCGTTCGCATGTCTAGTGATCGGCTTTACTCCGTCTTGGCGATCGGGGCTCTTGATGCTCGTATCCGCTTTATTGCTGCGTATTATTCTGAAGTGGGAAATGCGGCAGATGAAACCTATGCGCCGATCGGCTGGCGTGCAGCAGCTTAGCCACTTTCCTGGCAGGTATGAAGAAGAGGCCTCGCCTCCGCCGCTGAGCGATATTTATTACGATATTGCCTCTGATTTGCGGGAGCAAGAACGGATTATGATTATTATTAATAAGCGTCCGCAGGGTGACAATGGACATCCAGCTAATTGCAGATGCCAATCGTGCAGCGGCGGTGCTGCGAGTACAAAGT
This window harbors:
- the ctaD gene encoding cytochrome c oxidase subunit I, producing MAHGHKVKRYTGLKDWLTTVDHKKIGILYLLSGGFFFLVGGLEALLIRIQLWKPLNDFVAAHTFNELLTMHGTTMIFLAAMPIIFALMNAIVPLQIGARDVAFPFVNAIGFWTFFAGGVLLNVSWFAGGAPDAGWTAYAPLSTATYSSTHGLDYYVIGLQIAGIGTLVGGINFLATIINMRAPGMSFMRMPMFTWSAFITSALILFAFPALTVGLVAMMFDRVFSGNFFEPTNGGNAVLWEHIFWIFGHPEVYILILPAFGVISEVISTFSRKRLFGYSSMVFATVLIGFLGFMVWAHHMFTTGLGPVANALFSIATMLIAVPTGIKIFNWLFTMWGGSIRFTTANLFAVGFVPTFVMGGVTGVMLAAAPADFQYHDSYFVVAHFHYVIVGGLIMGLFAGLYYWWPKMFGRMLNEGLGKLSFWTFFIGFHLTFFVQHFLGLMGMPRRVWTYLDGMGFNNLNMISTVGAFMMGLGTIVFLINIVVTTAKPRHASNDPWEDGRTLEWSIPSPAPEYNFAQTPLVRGYDAFWKEKMEGKKEMVPAEPLGPIHMPSPSSLPLFMSIGLFIAGLGFMYAKGDYGTGAWAWILNHHIIAMLGLAITLACMFLRSVFDDHGFHIETDEILGDKGVKG
- a CDS encoding cytochrome (ubi)quinol oxidase subunit III gives rise to the protein MSGHAHVDGKLPHEPEKATLEGRNKVLGFWLFLGGETVLFGTLFSAFLALRHQVGDGNPTANDLFELPTVALATFILLTSSLTSVFAIQAMHTNRVKSMINWLIITVIFGLAFLGLEVYEFNNYVHEGHKFSTSAFSTSFYTLVGFHGAHVLFGVLWISILIAQVFRKGLNVVTAPKIYVAGMYWHFIDVVWVFIFTVVYLMGKVG
- a CDS encoding cytochrome C oxidase subunit IV family protein; the encoded protein is MAAQQHSAAEENKRHKHEGPKKHIIAFIFSILLTIIAFAMVAAGEVNTTFIYIMLVVMALIQVFIQMGFWMHMKDRGHVFPIVGILGGVFVVFTIVIMASYWAWW
- the ctaG gene encoding cytochrome c oxidase assembly factor CtaG — protein: MLGLQYFSFDALWSPWFFFFMTALVILYFYLAGPWKEKHAPEAPPVTVMQKTLFVSGMVLYYLVQGGPFELLGHLMFAFHMIDMSVSYLVVPPIIMFSIPAFLWKAMFSAPFWKRFRWATHPIFALIVFNVLFSLYHLPTVHDYVMIHFMVHRIYYLVLLLTAFLMWWQITCPIPEWNRLSDVRKMAYIFASGMLLTPACALIIFNDTPMYATYNDPEVWAKAMGYCVSGDSASLLASFKGPAFFNLMSPAEDQQLGGIIMKLVQEVMYGVILAYVFFHWYKREHADSDDPLPEHGALS
- a CDS encoding DUF420 domain-containing protein, with amino-acid sequence MSLYDVLPAISTSFIAISAILVAIGWNLAIKRKLEAHKKVMLAGAVAALLFFIIYMSRTVFVGNTDWGGSDEMKPYYLTFLFFHIVLATVGAVFGLTTLTLAFRNSFAKHRKWGRITSVVWLFTAVTGITVYVLLYLMYPGGHTKPVLDVLFGGS
- a CDS encoding aldose 1-epimerase family protein, producing MLLHGKVYTRREIEARVGRIEQIGGIRKLTLADGNENGSSVISVRTGAGLSFDVTPDKGLDLSSAAFSGGSLSWQSASGDVHPSYYDDKELGWLKTASGGLLMTCGLISAGSPGNYGGKSFGLHGRAHHTPAKQVAAEGYWIGDEYEIRIAGVIEETSMFGGHLRLRREIRTRLGENRISIRDVVENAGFEACPHMMLYHFNFGYPLLTEQSEFVFPRGSVKAVVDGVSIEGYDKWTAPAAPYQERVYNHELESAVDGKHEVKIRQPEFPIAAGLSAPIEVTLSWKSENLPKLVQWKMPGAGLHALGIEPANCGVEGMETERKRGTLVMLEPGESREYELDLTIV